In Ignavibacteriales bacterium, the following are encoded in one genomic region:
- a CDS encoding membrane dipeptidase, with product MIISEEAKALHRDSLVMDIHCHPSLKVKLFEYRIYDEFHYLMGIQVKDSDSDEIGQMQYDLFKMFKGGVNSIWSSIYIVEKGLIDHSDKLSFGTWLAKILGLYFTNIIENPALGGPFKQSLNLMRRMEEQILESHLRPEAEKIKAYNPNGFSELVDHLNKNEKCILHSVEGAHMLGRNLANSYDYINNLETFFERGVCSMTLGHFMPNDICFPINGISPQTKKSLGFEYDYSVDQNNGLTNIGKDVVKRMLELGIIVDLNHVSPNGREDVYALNDSLAGNKRPLVFSHTGIRLNCPEKKNPTLEEIKKIQECGGVIGVIFMNYWLRNFEGEPDYGISNIIKTIKDISIICGGSYDNIAIGSDMDGFTQPVDDLYTSSQMQRLTQGMLDEGISPDNIKKVLGLNALRVLDMGWGKI from the coding sequence ATGATTATTTCCGAAGAGGCAAAAGCCTTACATAGGGATTCTTTGGTTATGGATATCCATTGTCATCCCTCACTCAAAGTAAAATTGTTTGAATATCGCATCTATGACGAATTTCATTATTTAATGGGAATACAGGTTAAAGATTCCGATTCGGACGAAATTGGCCAAATGCAGTATGATCTGTTTAAGATGTTTAAAGGTGGAGTAAATTCCATCTGGTCTTCCATATATATAGTGGAAAAGGGATTAATTGATCATTCTGATAAGCTTTCGTTTGGAACATGGCTGGCAAAGATCCTGGGTTTATATTTTACTAATATAATTGAAAACCCAGCGCTTGGAGGTCCTTTTAAACAGTCGTTAAATCTTATGAGGCGGATGGAAGAGCAGATTTTAGAATCTCATTTGAGGCCAGAGGCCGAAAAAATTAAAGCATACAATCCAAATGGTTTTAGTGAATTGGTTGATCACCTTAATAAAAATGAAAAATGTATATTACATTCCGTCGAAGGTGCGCACATGCTCGGAAGAAATCTGGCTAACTCATATGATTATATTAATAATCTTGAAACTTTTTTTGAAAGAGGTGTTTGTTCCATGACCCTTGGACACTTCATGCCGAATGATATTTGTTTTCCAATTAATGGTATTTCTCCTCAAACTAAAAAAAGTTTGGGCTTTGAATATGATTATTCAGTTGACCAAAACAATGGACTCACTAATATTGGAAAAGACGTTGTCAAACGGATGCTTGAACTTGGAATAATTGTGGATTTGAATCACGTTTCTCCAAATGGAAGAGAAGATGTTTATGCATTGAATGATTCGCTGGCTGGGAATAAAAGACCTCTCGTTTTTTCGCATACCGGTATAAGGCTTAATTGTCCCGAGAAAAAAAACCCCACACTTGAGGAAATAAAAAAAATTCAAGAGTGCGGAGGAGTAATAGGGGTTATATTCATGAATTATTGGTTAAGAAATTTTGAGGGTGAACCTGATTATGGAATATCAAACATTATTAAAACTATAAAAGACATTTCAATTATTTGTGGAGGAAGTTATGATAATATTGCGATTGGGTCCGATATGGATGGATTTACTCAACCGGTAGATGACTTGTATACTTCTTCACAGATGCAGAGGCTTACTCAGGGTATGCTGGACGAAGGTATTTCACCCGATAATATCAAAAAAGTATTGGGTTTGAATGCTTTAAGAGTATTGGATATGGGTTGGGGAAAAATATAA
- a CDS encoding GNAT family N-acetyltransferase: MIIRQANKDELEAVIEFYKSQNYHGTDTMDGSEFTLVAEDGDRIIGVVRLVIEENTLVLRGMFIDKPYQRQGIGKQMLDLMDVEIGDRECYCICKAYLETFLGDIGFSQIKPEKTPEHLTDRYYNYTQKAGVGPLLMVKRKGKKL; encoded by the coding sequence ATGATCATTCGTCAGGCAAATAAAGACGAGCTCGAAGCCGTCATCGAATTTTACAAGTCCCAGAATTATCACGGCACCGATACTATGGACGGAAGCGAGTTCACGCTTGTTGCCGAGGACGGCGACCGCATCATCGGCGTGGTCCGTCTTGTCATCGAAGAGAATACACTCGTTCTCCGGGGTATGTTTATCGATAAGCCGTACCAACGGCAGGGGATAGGGAAGCAGATGCTCGACCTCATGGATGTGGAAATTGGTGACCGTGAGTGTTACTGTATCTGCAAAGCTTACCTCGAAACCTTCCTTGGGGATATCGGCTTTAGTCAAATAAAACCCGAAAAAACCCCTGAACATCTAACAGACAGATATTATAACTACACTCAGAAAGCCGGTGTAGGACCGCTACTCATGGTTAAGCGTAAAGGGAAGAAGCTCTGA